Genomic DNA from Ruminococcus sp. OA3:
ATGACTCCCCCGTGATAATGCCCGGAAAGAATCAGATCTGGCTTCCACTTCACATATGTGGAAAAATATTTCGGATAATGAGCAAGCAGAATATTATACGCCTCCTCAGCAGGCGGCGAAAAAACTTCTGTTATCTCAGACAGCGGCAGCTCCATATGTGCGAAGCGGTCATAATATTCCCGCTTCAGCTCATACCCGTAGAGTGTGATCTTCATACCTCTGACTGAAAATGTACTGCTTTCATTTTCCAGCAGCGTCACATGATTCTCGAGCAATCCCCTGCGGTACGTATCGTACATATCACCGTAAATTTCAGGATAAATGCGCAGACGATACTCGTGATTCCCATTTGCCGCATAGACGGGGAGCCGGCCGGAAAGTTTCCGCAGAAATGCCAGCGCGGCATCCATCGGCTGTTCCGGCTTTCCTACGATCAGATCGCCCCCGATCAATACAGCATCCGGATGCAACGCCAGTATTTTTTCCGCCAGTTCCCGGTTTTCTTGACCGTAAGATACATTGTGCAGGTCACTCACAAAAACCAGCCGTATCCTTCCTTCTGCTGATACTGCCTTCCTGCTGTGAACCCCATAGTATTTTATCACGCATTTTGTCATGGTTGTTTTATTCCTCTTTTCACATCTTCTCTATACTACAATAAATTTCTGTCAAGTTCAAGTTTTTCCTCCATTTAAGAAGCGCATCCATGCCTGGTAAAGATAATCCGGATAGGTTGCTTTTTCAATATCTTCCGTAAACACAAGATTGACACTGCCAATCTCTTTTCCATCCAGGTAATACACCGCACGTCCGGCGACATCACCCTTTTGTACAGGTGCTTCGGCATCCGTTTTAAACTGTGTTTCTTTTTCAATATTTTCTGTATTCACACCTTCCGTATCCAGATACCTGAACTCCTCTTCATATGCACAGGCTCCCTCTTTCTCGATTGAGAATGCCACAGGAACCTTTGGAAGTTTATCCTGATTGTCGTCGACATACAGGCTGCAGATACCAAAACCGTAGTTCAGCATGGTGGCTGCATCGCGAAATCTCGCCTTTACATCCGGTGCACCCATCACTACAGATATCAAAGTTATATCATTTCTGGAAGCAACTGCAGATACACAGTACTTAGCGACAGATGTACTTCCTGTCTTGAGTCCTACGCATCCGTCATATCCCCTGATCAGCTTGTTTGTATTTGTCAGGCCGAATTCTTTACTCCCCTGTCTGGTCACATGAGTAATGTTCTCCATCCAGATTGAAGAATATGTAAGAATTTCCGGATGATTCGTGATAAGCTCTTTCGACATGACCGCAACATCGTGGGCTGTCGTATAATGTCCCGCTGAATCTGTCAGACCGCAGCAGTCTTCAAAATGCGTGTCTTTCAGTCCCAGTTCTTCCGCCTTCTGATTCATCCTCTTGACAAATTCTTCTTCACTCCCTGCAATATGCTCTGCCATCACAACGGATGCATCATTTCCAGACGCTATAACAATGCATTTGATCAGTGTCTCAACTGTCTGCTTCTCTCCCTCTTCCAGAAACACCTGTGAACCTCCCATACTTTTAGCATGGGCACTCGTGACTGCTTCATCCGTAAGTTTTATGGTTCCTTTCTCCAGCTCATCGAAAATCAATAACAGCGTCATGATCTTCGTGATGCTGGCCGGGCTTCTCTGCTCGTCTGCATTCTTTTCATAAAGAACCTGGCCGGTAGACGATTCCATCAAAATAACAGAAGGTGCATCTACTGCAACCGCTTCACTTCCCGGCTGTGTCCCTTCCTCCTGTGTATTCTGCTCTTCTTCTGATACCGGTTCTGCCCATGCCACATATTTTCCGGACAGCAGCTGT
This window encodes:
- a CDS encoding metallophosphoesterase produces the protein MTKCVIKYYGVHSRKAVSAEGRIRLVFVSDLHNVSYGQENRELAEKILALHPDAVLIGGDLIVGKPEQPMDAALAFLRKLSGRLPVYAANGNHEYRLRIYPEIYGDMYDTYRRGLLENHVTLLENESSTFSVRGMKITLYGYELKREYYDRFAHMELPLSEITEVFSPPAEEAYNILLAHYPKYFSTYVKWKPDLILSGHYHGGVIRMGKRWPLIGNDLTLFPKYGYGCHVEGDTTMIVSSGLGDHTIPFRLHNPRELVVVDIRK
- a CDS encoding D-alanyl-D-alanine carboxypeptidase family protein, which gives rise to MRRKIGIILICMLMLIQLLSGKYVAWAEPVSEEEQNTQEEGTQPGSEAVAVDAPSVILMESSTGQVLYEKNADEQRSPASITKIMTLLLIFDELEKGTIKLTDEAVTSAHAKSMGGSQVFLEEGEKQTVETLIKCIVIASGNDASVVMAEHIAGSEEEFVKRMNQKAEELGLKDTHFEDCCGLTDSAGHYTTAHDVAVMSKELITNHPEILTYSSIWMENITHVTRQGSKEFGLTNTNKLIRGYDGCVGLKTGSTSVAKYCVSAVASRNDITLISVVMGAPDVKARFRDAATMLNYGFGICSLYVDDNQDKLPKVPVAFSIEKEGACAYEEEFRYLDTEGVNTENIEKETQFKTDAEAPVQKGDVAGRAVYYLDGKEIGSVNLVFTEDIEKATYPDYLYQAWMRFLNGGKT